In one Fibrobacter sp. genomic region, the following are encoded:
- the grpE gene encoding nucleotide exchange factor GrpE produces MADENLQEPTAEERAKFEQDLENIMKQAAEAEKAQAAGDNSAQNASGESSPAADAAEAPAEPAPESTESAEDVLKAELAAANDRNLRLMAEFDNFRRRSAREQLEIIETANGKLLEKLSEVLDNFERAFASENKAKDLETFEKGMQMIHDQFAKVLTDAGLEQLDPTGQEFDPNCHEALMQQPSDTVPENHVVTVFMKGYKLKNKILKPAKVIVSSGK; encoded by the coding sequence ATGGCTGACGAAAATTTGCAGGAACCTACCGCCGAAGAACGCGCAAAGTTTGAACAGGACCTTGAAAATATCATGAAGCAGGCTGCTGAGGCTGAAAAGGCCCAGGCCGCTGGCGACAATTCTGCCCAGAACGCTTCTGGCGAATCTTCCCCTGCAGCCGACGCTGCTGAAGCTCCGGCCGAACCTGCCCCGGAATCCACCGAATCTGCCGAAGACGTGCTGAAGGCTGAACTGGCTGCCGCCAACGATCGCAACCTGCGTCTCATGGCTGAATTCGACAACTTCCGCCGTCGTAGCGCCCGCGAACAGCTTGAAATCATCGAAACCGCCAACGGCAAGCTCCTGGAAAAGCTTTCCGAAGTCCTGGACAATTTTGAACGTGCCTTTGCCTCCGAAAACAAGGCCAAGGACCTTGAAACCTTCGAAAAGGGCATGCAGATGATCCACGACCAGTTTGCCAAGGTCCTCACCGACGCTGGTCTTGAACAGCTGGATCCCACCGGTCAGGAATTCGACCCCAACTGCCACGAAGCCCTGATGCAGCAGCCCAGCGACACCGTTCCCGAAAATCACGTGGTAACCGTGTTCATGAAGGGCTACAAGCTCAAGAACAAGATTCTTAAGCCCGCAAAGGTTATCGTTTCTTCCGGCAAGTAG
- a CDS encoding NYN domain-containing protein, producing METENKIALIIDCDNASAEAIDGIMEELSKYGETSIRRAYGNWETNSTWKTVLHPFAIMPVQQFPYTKGKNATDLAMTIDVMDMLYTESIDVFAIVSSDSDFTPLAMKLRAKGKTVIGFGEEKTPSAFIYACNLFVFTDKFKDMDSVDDPAVTVERYDKNKLRCDTRLMNAIRKAIMECQDDNGWASAATVAQRVSRQITHSPKNFGYATWPKLIRATEYFEEGKNSKEQPVFKIKKK from the coding sequence ATGGAAACCGAAAATAAGATTGCGTTGATTATTGACTGCGATAACGCCAGTGCCGAGGCTATAGACGGCATTATGGAAGAACTTTCCAAGTACGGCGAGACAAGCATCCGTCGTGCTTACGGCAACTGGGAAACCAATAGCACTTGGAAGACGGTGCTTCATCCCTTTGCCATTATGCCCGTCCAGCAGTTCCCTTATACCAAGGGCAAGAACGCTACAGACCTGGCCATGACCATCGACGTCATGGATATGCTCTATACAGAAAGCATCGACGTATTCGCCATCGTCAGCAGCGATTCCGACTTCACGCCGTTGGCCATGAAGCTCCGTGCCAAGGGCAAGACTGTTATTGGCTTCGGCGAGGAAAAGACTCCGTCCGCATTCATTTACGCTTGCAATCTGTTCGTGTTCACCGACAAGTTCAAGGACATGGATTCCGTAGATGATCCTGCCGTGACCGTGGAACGCTACGACAAGAACAAGCTCCGCTGCGATACCCGCCTCATGAACGCCATCCGCAAGGCTATCATGGAGTGCCAGGACGATAACGGCTGGGCATCTGCCGCAACGGTCGCCCAGCGAGTCTCCAGGCAGATTACTCATTCACCCAAGAATTTCGGCTATGCAACATGGCCCAAGCTGATCCGCGCCACCGAATACTTTGAGGAAGGCAAGAACAGCAAGGAACAGCCTGTCTTTAAAATTAAGAAAAAGTAG